The Montipora capricornis isolate CH-2021 chromosome 6, ASM3666992v2, whole genome shotgun sequence genome has a window encoding:
- the LOC138051913 gene encoding uncharacterized protein, whose protein sequence is MLQAARKEIERLEQELDRKNNISQFGLRRFMYDDEMIRFYTGFSSSNVLWSFIDVIKPSAEKMRTWSQVQRGRAKKPGEGIINEVFINMKKQSLAIEDQLFMWLCKVKLGLFDQDLAVRFNVSISTVSRMIITWSNFLYFTMGCLPLWSSRSQIRKTMPSSFKDSFSNVRVIIDCTEMKVQTPSSLVLHSEFYSSYKSATTFKGLVGITPSGAVSFISKLYTGSISDREIVKRCGILKLLEDGDGVMADKGFTIEDLLSPLNCSLNIPPFLSEKVQFSKEDVERTQKIAKLRIHVERAIRRVKENHLFDAVLPLSLASSINQIWSVCCMLSNFKGPLF, encoded by the coding sequence ATGCTCCAGGCTGCTAGGAAAGAGATAGAGAGACTCGAACAGGAACTTGATAGGAAGAACAATATAAGTCAGTTTGGCCTTCGCCGATTTATGTATGATGATGAAATGATCCGGTTTTATACTGGGTTTTCAAGTAGTAATGTGTTATGGTCATTTATAGATGTGATAAAACCATCTGCTGAAAAAATGAGAACGTGGTCTCAAGTTCAACGTGGCAGGGCTAAAAAGCCTGGTGAAGGGATAATTAATGAAGTAtttataaacatgaaaaaacagTCCCTTGCTATAGAAGATCAACTGTTCATGTGGTTGTGTAAGGTCAAGCTAGGCTTATTTGATCAAGATTTGGCTGTCAGATTCAATGTGTCAATTTCTACTGTAAGTAGAATGATTATAACCTGGTCAAacttcctttattttacaatgggATGTTTACCACTATGGTCGAGTAGATCACAGATTAGAAAAACAATGCCAAGTAGTTTTAAAGATAGTTTCAGCAATGTGCGTGTGATCATAGATTGCACAGAAATGAAGGTTCAGACACCTTCCTCTCTTGTGCTTCATTCTGAGTTTTACTCTAGTTACAAAAGTGCAACCACCTTCAAAGGTCTTGTTGGTATTACCCCCAGTGGTGCAGTGTCATTCATCTCCAAACTCTACACGGGATCTATAAGTGACAGGGAGATAGTGAAAAGGTGTGgaattttaaagctgttagagGATGGAGATGGGGTTATGGCAGACAAAGGTTTCACTATAGAAGACCTTTTATCTCCTTTAAACTGTTCTCTCAACATTCCACCATTTCTGAGTGAAAAGGTTCAGTTTTCCAAGGAAGATGTAGAAAGGACTCAAAAAATAGCGAAGCTAAGGATCCATGTAGAGAGGGCAATTCGTAGAGTCAAGGAAAACCATTTATTTGATGCTGTACTTCCACTGTCATTAGCCTCTTCAATTAATCAAATATGGTCGGTCTGTTGTATGCTATCAAACTTTAAAGGACCTCTATTTTAA